The Cylindrospermum stagnale PCC 7417 genome segment CAAATATGAAGCTAAGGCAAATCGAGGTTTTTCGGCTTTAGAGTATCAACAAGACCGGGAACGCATCCCCGTTAACAATAAAGCAGTATGGTTTGAGAATGACTTAGAAATTACCCCTGGTGGTAACTTATTGTTAAACGGTTCCGTCCATACAAACGGCAACTTACTAGCTGCTCCTGCAAGTAGTACTATTGATTTCCGTCAAGTTAGTAGCGAAAACTCCTGCTTTTATGACCAAGAGAATGCCAAGATCACAGTAGGGGGGAATTTGGCTCCAGGAGGTGCCTCTGACACCACCAATAGAGCAGGTCTATTAAGAATAGACTTGTTTCGTCCAAATGATCGTCCACCTACGCAAGATGTAGTTGCAGTTAGTGATGTAGGTGGAGCTACTAAAAAATCGACCACAGCAACCGGCGGTTCAACGGTAGGGAGCAATGATGCTGCTTATACCCGGCGGATAAATACGATGAAAGATGAAGCAGTAGCTTTATGTACCACTTGTAACGCACAAACCACAGTAGACGCCTTAAGAACTGAGGCTACAAACGTTACAAGATATCCCCAAGTCTTGAAAGATAACCTAAGAGATCGGCTGATCACAGGTACTCCTATCGAGACTGCCCAAAAAATCTTCCGCGACGAAATTGAAAACTTTCTGAGAGACCGCACCCGACGAGTTCCTTTTGCAGAGGTTTCCCAGTCTATACCTACTGATGCACAAGCACTAGGAACTTACGCCACAGGTAATGTTTTTGCCGCTGGTGAAATTGAAGTACCAGCGGCATGGAGACTGATAACTCCTGCAAACACAGGATTGACTCTAAATTTTGCCCAATTAGCGGCAACAGAACCAGAGAAGCAAAAAACCGACGGTAAAGAAAATTATGAAGGCGATCGCGTTTTAATTGGTAATAACCTTCCTGCTGTTTGGAAAAATGATGCCGGTGAATACGGAACAGGTCAAAAATTCCGTCAAATTGTTAACAACGGAACCAACTGGAATAGTTCCACCACACCAAACGAACCACGTACCCGCGCCTCTCAACTACAACCACAACTCAATTTAGGAGAAACAGACCGCGGCGAATTTTGGGAAGAAAAAGCCGCTGAAGATAATTCTGCCAACCCACTATCTAATGTAGGTGGTTTGCGGGTGGTTACAGGAGCAGGTATCTATGTAGATGATGATGGTGTGCCTCGTGCAGGTGAAACTCCTTTCTATCAACGCAGCACATTCTCTTTTCTACCTAATCCTAATGGCGCTTTCTCTCGGAACACTAACCCTGCTGCTGGTATTGCTGGGCTAGATTTAATTGGTACTAATGGGCTAGATGGTAGTAATAATCCTGTCGGTTTTATAAGTAATATTACAGGTGTTCCAGGACAAGCAGTTACAGGCCAAATGCCTGACCCTCCAACCTTTGATGCTACTCGTAGTAACATAGTTGTGTGGCCCGACACCATGCCCATGACGTCACCTTTATATATTCCTTCACCTGTATCTGGTGAAATTAAAAAAGGTGATTTACTGATGAGGGCGACAGCGGTTTATCACTTCAGCGACAACGCCGGTATCGCCCAAACTCCAATCGCCTGTGTTAGCAGCTACTACGACCCCACGAATAATATCACTGCTCAAAACTTGACAGGCTTATGGCAAAATCCTAATCCTGCTTTTGCGACTACTACTGGTGGCAGATCAAACAACGGCGTCGTTTACAGCCCCGTAGCTAGAACTAATATTACTGCTAATTTAGACCTCCTCAGAAGGCAGTCCAGATTAGTATTTCCCAATGGGCGTATTGCCAATGAACCACTGAGAAAGGCGATAAAAAAATACGACAGCAATAGCTTTACTAATTTCACAATGGCAGATTATTCAGCCGTTGATACAGCCCTCTGTGCCCTTTCCATCCTTGATGGTACTGCAACTATCGATCCGAGCAGAGTTCCTCATGGCGCAATTAAAGAAGCAAGTTTCCTTGATGCTAGGGAAATTAAAGCAAATCAAGATATAGCACTACATAACACTATAAATCCTGCAATTCCAGGTGATTACAACCTCGATTTAGAACAGCGTCAACCCTTAGAAATTCGCGTTACCGAAATTAACTTGGGTGTGCTTGCAAATACGGCTATCGGTGGTAGTGAGTATTTATTGCCTAAGAGCGGCATTATTTATGCTACCCGTGATGATGCTCTACCAGATATTAGCGACGCAACCGTTAACCCAGCAGATTACCGAAATGGCAATATTGAAAAAATACTGCTACTTAGCCAAACTGACTTCAAACTTGACCCTACCCGTCGTCCTAACGGCATTCGGCTATTCAACGGTACGAACTTGTCACGGACTGGAATTAATAGGCCCTATGATCCCTCAGAAAAGGGATTGATTTTAGCCACTAACTTGCCAGCTTATGTTAAGGGCAACTTTAACCTGCATCAGGTTACAGCAGGCGGTACTCAAATAGAAGAGTTTTCAACCACTGAAACTACTGCTAACTTCTACACAAGAGCAGGCTTCAATAACGACTTTGCTTGTCGTCCAGGGCGGGGTGCTTGTCCCGCTAGTGGTGGTGACTTGTGGCGACCATCTACAATTTTAGCCGACGCTATCACTCTCTTATCTGATAGTTTCCTAGATGGTTTCCGCGATCAAGGTGACTTTGACTTCAGAGATAACGCCACTACTATTCCTGAGAACAATAGCACCGTTAGTCCGAATCCTGTTGCTGCCAGGTTGGTTAACAACTTTGTTACTACTGCCAGTAATAGTTGGACAGGTACTTTTAACAGCCCAAATATCAAAACTTCTTACAATGCCAATGGTGTCACACCTATTCAGCGGCGGACTACTTTCAACGAATATTTGATGGAAGTTTGTGATCAACCTTCTCCTTCCATGTGTGATCAAGGTAATCCCGCTCACTGGAAAGTCTTCTTTAGAAGATCAGCAGGAGGAACACCACAATTTTTAACAGCAACGCAGGTATTAACAGACAACACACTGAATACGGGGGATTTTGTTCTTAATAATCTGCTGTCAGGCACTACAGCTACACCTCCTGATCCGGCATATCCACAATATCGAAATTACCCTCGTCGGGTAGCTTTTGAGCGTGTTATTAGTGGCATTACTTATGATCCAGGCACGTCGACAATACAGGGAGCGTTACTCTTCAGAAATGGGGGTGGAAATGAGGTTCCAGGGATACCCAATAACGCCGATAGCCCAGTTCCACTGGGTATTGACAGTAATGGAAATGTGATTCGGTCTCCCTATCGTGGTAGTAATAACCCACGCACGAGAGCTAACGCCTTATGGTTTAAAACCACGTCTTATCCTCAAGATCCTTCACGATTGTCAGATGGAACTTACAATGTCAATCAAGGACTTTTTCTCCAGTCATTGCCGCGAAAGAACGACACGATACAACCTAGCTTAGTGCCAGTGTTACAAATTTACAGCCCAGAGGGAAGTCCTCTTGCTAACGGTACTACTTTAGACCTTAGAGATAATAATAGAGCTAACAGCCAAATTCAAAACCAATGGGTGCAAAGAGCGCCAGCAGGTATTACTACTTTCAATACAGGGCTGGCAGCGGGCAATAGCCCCAGCCGACCGGAGGAACAAGCGGCAGGTTTACAAGCTTTTGTGCGGTACTTAGAAAATTGGCCTTCAGGAACTGGAAATGAAGCCAAGATTAGAGGTAACTTTATTCAATTCAAACGAAGTTCTTTTGCTACAGCACCCTTGGCAACTCTCTTGACAACCAGAGCAGCCCCAACTGGTAATAATACCACTGACAATTTCAGCTTTTTTGACTTCATCTACAAGATGTACTGGACTAATGTCGGTGTCGTAAATAGTAGCAACACAATATTAGGTACTTTGCCTTATTATTCTCCACCTGGAAGAAACTGGGGTTTTGATGTGGGGCTGTTATCTCAGTTACCTGATTTATTTGCTCAAAGGTTTACTGTTCCGCCATCAGCACCACCCGCAGAGTATTTCCGGCAAGTTGGGAGGGATGATAAATGGGTTGAAACCTTGCTGTGTGCTACCGAAAATTCAGATTTTTCACTTCCTGCTAGTTATCGTCCTTCAGATTGTCTACTTGCTCCTTCTTAAACCGCTGCTAGAAAATTAGGTGATTTATGATGATTACTCAACTAATAAAAGGGGCAAATTTGGGAGGGAAGATGAAAGCTTCTGAATCTAGTGAAGCTGGTTTTACGATCATTGAGTCTTTGATGGCGATAGTAGTAGTTTCTATCCTCATGGCTGCGATCGCACCCGTGTTAGCCTTGTCTGTTGCCAACCGTGTTCAGGCAAGACGCGTTGAGTTAGCTTCCCAAGCCGCTAGAGCCTACATTGATGGAGTTAGATCCGGGTCGATTCCAACTCCAAACCAAGTAGTTACATTGACCGAGGTCAGTGGCCATACTTTTTCGTCAGCCAGGCTTACTTTTGCTGATACTGCTGCTCCTAGCGCTAGTTTGTCTTGCGGGTCTCCCACAAATGGTTACTGTACAAACAGTGCTAGCTCAAGTTTGTATTGCATAGACCGGGATGGCGGTGGTTGTGCTACTAGTCCCCGTTCTCAAGACTTGGTGGCTCAGGCTTTCCGCAGCACTACCACCGGAGCCACAACTGACCAAGGCTACCTTCTTGCTGTGCGGGTTTACAGGGCGGATGCCTTTCAAAACGGCAGCACACTCAAGACAATGAAGAGAAATAACTCTAAAGCAAGTACTGTTACTGGTGGTTTTGGCGATCGCCTAGCACCACTAACGGAAATTACCTCAGAAGTTGCATCCGGTAAAACAAAATTCCAAGATTACTGCACCCGCTTTGGTGGTTGTCAGTAAATCTTCAAGTCGTTCATAGTTATGGCATCCATTAAGGACTAACAGCCAAGGAGGAAACTGCTAGATGAAAAATATACTCGGATTTCTTCTCAGAAGTCAAATTCAATGCTCTAAGCAGGCTCAGTCACCAAATGGCTTTACCCTTATTGAACTCCTTGTAGGTATGGTCATGGCTGTTCTGGTGATTACACCATTATTGGGATTCATGATTGATATCATGAATACAGAAAACCGGGAACAGGCAAAATCTAGCTCTGAACAAGAAATTCAAGCAGCACTAGACTATATTGCCCAAGACGTGGAACAAGCAGTATATATCTACGATGCTGACGGAATGCATGGGGCGACTATAACAAATATTGATGGAACTTCCACAACTATCGATGGAATCATAGGTCAAATACCCAACACCGACGGCGGAAATAGATTTCCTGTACTCGCCTTTTGGAAACGCAACTTTTTAGCTAGAAGCCAAACAGTGACACTTTCTAATGGTACTGAACCTACAGTAGGTTGCTTGGTAAGGCTTCCCACCACCTCAAATTGTAACGACCAAGATTATCAGGTGTACTCCTTAGTGGTTTATTACCTAATCAAAGAACCTGCTACTACTACTTGGAACAATACCACCACTCGCATTGCCAGATGGGAAATTCGGGATGGTATCCGTGATGCTAGTGGAACTGAAACCCGCTTCGAAGGCACCCCACCTGCTGCTGTTAAATATCTTTTGTTGCCAAACCCGAATTTCAAGTCATTTGATCTAGCTTCAGCAGGAGATTTACGTAGGAAGTTGGGTAACTGGAAAAATTTTAGTAATAGCGTAAGTAGCTATAATCTAAATGTCAATAAGTTAAATACCTTAGTTGATTTTATTGACCAAACTCCAAATACAGCAGGCTCACCAGCACCAGTGGCTTGCAATACAGCCGCAGGTGAGCAACAAGTGCCAGACTATAACTCAATCGGGTTTCCCAATACCTTTAAAACAGGCAGTTTCTATGCTTGCGTTGATGCCAAAAAATATATAGCAAGAGTCTATATCAGAGGTAATTCGCTGGCTCGGATTCAACCTGGTGCTACATATAATTCTGGTAAGGCTGCATATTTTCCCACTGCAACTATTCAGATTAAGGGTCGCGGTTTTCTCGGTGTTGAATAAGCTGGAGCATAATTATGAATAGCTCAATTGCATTAAAAGCTTTACGAAGATACTTGCGAGTCGGGATACCGTACCCTTCAGACCCATATTTGATGTTCAGTCGTCGCTATTCTGGGCGCTTTTCTCAAGCAAATGCTGGGTTTAGCTTGATAGAGATGATCGTAGTAATGGTTATGGTGGGAATTCTAGGGGCGATCGCCGTTCCTAGCTGGCTTGGCTTTGTTAACCGACAGCGCGTGAATAAGGCTAATAACGCCGTTGTAACCGCGATACAAGAGGCACAAAGACAAGCTAAAATCAAAAAACTCAAATACAGTGTCAGCTTTAGAAATGATATCACTAATGGGCCACAAATAGCCTTGCACCCTGATTCTGTCGATGCCTCTACCCTTACTAATGCATGGCAAACATTAGGCAGCGGTTTAGAACTGAAACCTGGGCAAATCTGGATAGGTACTAATATTACAGGTAATAATCTAGGTGGTAGTGTTGTTAATCCCCTGACTACCACTGCAACAGATATAAAAACAATTGCTTTTGACAACAATGGTACTCTGCCCATAAATGCCACCACACCATTAAAAATCGTGGTAGCTATACCCCGAACTGGAAGCCCTACTCAGGCTAGTGGAGTTAAGCGATGTGTCAGTGTGCAAACTCTCCTCGGTGGAATGCGAACAGAAAAAGATTCAGCCTGTGATGCAAACAATAGCAATAGTTAAGTGAATTTACTTAAATAGTTTTTTGTAGTAATTGTGTCTGGCGCTAGTCTGAAACTTAGGGTGGCTAAAAGGTTAAGTATTACTGAGTTGCGAGCTGCTGATTATCTACGTATTTTTGTATTCATCTTGACAGGCAAGTAGCAAAATAATTATTTAAAACCAGTAAAGAGACGGTATTGCAAAACACATAGCACAGACGAGAATTGATGTACTGCATTTTTATCTGCTATGTGATGAAGATACACCTTGACTTTACCGTAGTCATCCCAACTTACAATGGCGAAAGTCGCTTACCCGAATTACTAGAACGACTGCAAAATCAACTCAACACTGAAAATTTGTCTTGGGAAATTATTGTTGTTGATAATAACAGCAGTGATAACACAGCTAAAGTTGTCCAAAGCTATCAAGAAAATTGGCAATGTTCTTATCCCTTAAAATATTGCTTTGAATCAAAACAGGGAGCAGCTTATGCCCGAAAAAGGGCAGTCGCCGAAGCTCAAGGCGAATTAATAGGTTTTCTAGATGACGACAATTACCCAATATCAAACTGGGTAGCCGCAGCTTATAGTTTTGCTCAAGAGCATTCCAAAGCAGGAGCCTATGGCAGCCAAATTCACCCTGATTGGGAAGTAGAACCTCCAGAAAACTTTCAACGAATTGCCCCATTTTTGGCGATCACAGAGCGAGGCAATTTACCGCTGCTTTATGAACCGCACAAAAAATTACTACCCCCTTCAGCCGGACTTGTTGTTCGTAAGCAGGCTTGGTTAGAAAGTGTACCAAATAACTCTATCTTAACTGGTAGAGTCACTGGGAATATGCTTACCAGTGAAGATTTAGAAATGCTATCTTACATCCAAAAAGTAGGCTGGGAAATTTGGTATAACCCGGATATGGAAATTTATCATAAGATCCCAAGTTCCCGCTTGCGAAAAGATTATTTAATCCCATTTTTTCGAGGTATTGGACTTAGTCGTTATGTGACTCGAATGGTAAATATCAAACCTTGTTATCAACCGGTTCTTTTTTTGGGTTACATAATCAACGATCTCCGGAAAATAGCTTTACACTTACTCAAATATCGAACCAAGTTGAACAGTGATT includes the following:
- the hpsA gene encoding hormogonium polysaccharide biosynthesis protein HpsA, which produces MSRIRQLVKALTKSFKKLSKQSLSAINKQLNWLLRTVFNINRRRSSANSGFVLPTVAMVSLVVVLLTTAILIRSFDRSKNASNVRVNEAVLNAAMPAIDRAKAKIEQLLADPSLPRSTPTDISLYNAITRNNGSRYTFGDEISLILASDLNTNNSIQTSTTLEDDETLNTAWKFPVDTDNNGKFDSFTLYAIYFRSPTRNTSNIFNRARKPLDARTPPMDKGQVGGICADAIGTSASLIGDSSWYKSGGKLAKSFFVYTANVPINALGALDTNKYEAKANRGFSALEYQQDRERIPVNNKAVWFENDLEITPGGNLLLNGSVHTNGNLLAAPASSTIDFRQVSSENSCFYDQENAKITVGGNLAPGGASDTTNRAGLLRIDLFRPNDRPPTQDVVAVSDVGGATKKSTTATGGSTVGSNDAAYTRRINTMKDEAVALCTTCNAQTTVDALRTEATNVTRYPQVLKDNLRDRLITGTPIETAQKIFRDEIENFLRDRTRRVPFAEVSQSIPTDAQALGTYATGNVFAAGEIEVPAAWRLITPANTGLTLNFAQLAATEPEKQKTDGKENYEGDRVLIGNNLPAVWKNDAGEYGTGQKFRQIVNNGTNWNSSTTPNEPRTRASQLQPQLNLGETDRGEFWEEKAAEDNSANPLSNVGGLRVVTGAGIYVDDDGVPRAGETPFYQRSTFSFLPNPNGAFSRNTNPAAGIAGLDLIGTNGLDGSNNPVGFISNITGVPGQAVTGQMPDPPTFDATRSNIVVWPDTMPMTSPLYIPSPVSGEIKKGDLLMRATAVYHFSDNAGIAQTPIACVSSYYDPTNNITAQNLTGLWQNPNPAFATTTGGRSNNGVVYSPVARTNITANLDLLRRQSRLVFPNGRIANEPLRKAIKKYDSNSFTNFTMADYSAVDTALCALSILDGTATIDPSRVPHGAIKEASFLDAREIKANQDIALHNTINPAIPGDYNLDLEQRQPLEIRVTEINLGVLANTAIGGSEYLLPKSGIIYATRDDALPDISDATVNPADYRNGNIEKILLLSQTDFKLDPTRRPNGIRLFNGTNLSRTGINRPYDPSEKGLILATNLPAYVKGNFNLHQVTAGGTQIEEFSTTETTANFYTRAGFNNDFACRPGRGACPASGGDLWRPSTILADAITLLSDSFLDGFRDQGDFDFRDNATTIPENNSTVSPNPVAARLVNNFVTTASNSWTGTFNSPNIKTSYNANGVTPIQRRTTFNEYLMEVCDQPSPSMCDQGNPAHWKVFFRRSAGGTPQFLTATQVLTDNTLNTGDFVLNNLLSGTTATPPDPAYPQYRNYPRRVAFERVISGITYDPGTSTIQGALLFRNGGGNEVPGIPNNADSPVPLGIDSNGNVIRSPYRGSNNPRTRANALWFKTTSYPQDPSRLSDGTYNVNQGLFLQSLPRKNDTIQPSLVPVLQIYSPEGSPLANGTTLDLRDNNRANSQIQNQWVQRAPAGITTFNTGLAAGNSPSRPEEQAAGLQAFVRYLENWPSGTGNEAKIRGNFIQFKRSSFATAPLATLLTTRAAPTGNNTTDNFSFFDFIYKMYWTNVGVVNSSNTILGTLPYYSPPGRNWGFDVGLLSQLPDLFAQRFTVPPSAPPAEYFRQVGRDDKWVETLLCATENSDFSLPASYRPSDCLLAPS
- the hpsB gene encoding hormogonium polysaccharide secretion pseudopilin HpsB, which encodes MKASESSEAGFTIIESLMAIVVVSILMAAIAPVLALSVANRVQARRVELASQAARAYIDGVRSGSIPTPNQVVTLTEVSGHTFSSARLTFADTAAPSASLSCGSPTNGYCTNSASSSLYCIDRDGGGCATSPRSQDLVAQAFRSTTTGATTDQGYLLAVRVYRADAFQNGSTLKTMKRNNSKASTVTGGFGDRLAPLTEITSEVASGKTKFQDYCTRFGGCQ
- the hpsC gene encoding hormogonium polysaccharide secretion pseudopilin HpsC, which codes for MKNILGFLLRSQIQCSKQAQSPNGFTLIELLVGMVMAVLVITPLLGFMIDIMNTENREQAKSSSEQEIQAALDYIAQDVEQAVYIYDADGMHGATITNIDGTSTTIDGIIGQIPNTDGGNRFPVLAFWKRNFLARSQTVTLSNGTEPTVGCLVRLPTTSNCNDQDYQVYSLVVYYLIKEPATTTWNNTTTRIARWEIRDGIRDASGTETRFEGTPPAAVKYLLLPNPNFKSFDLASAGDLRRKLGNWKNFSNSVSSYNLNVNKLNTLVDFIDQTPNTAGSPAPVACNTAAGEQQVPDYNSIGFPNTFKTGSFYACVDAKKYIARVYIRGNSLARIQPGATYNSGKAAYFPTATIQIKGRGFLGVE
- a CDS encoding pilus assembly FimT family protein produces the protein MNSSIALKALRRYLRVGIPYPSDPYLMFSRRYSGRFSQANAGFSLIEMIVVMVMVGILGAIAVPSWLGFVNRQRVNKANNAVVTAIQEAQRQAKIKKLKYSVSFRNDITNGPQIALHPDSVDASTLTNAWQTLGSGLELKPGQIWIGTNITGNNLGGSVVNPLTTTATDIKTIAFDNNGTLPINATTPLKIVVAIPRTGSPTQASGVKRCVSVQTLLGGMRTEKDSACDANNSNS
- the hpsE gene encoding hormogonium polysaccharide biosynthesis glycosyltransferase HpsE, with the translated sequence MKIHLDFTVVIPTYNGESRLPELLERLQNQLNTENLSWEIIVVDNNSSDNTAKVVQSYQENWQCSYPLKYCFESKQGAAYARKRAVAEAQGELIGFLDDDNYPISNWVAAAYSFAQEHSKAGAYGSQIHPDWEVEPPENFQRIAPFLAITERGNLPLLYEPHKKLLPPSAGLVVRKQAWLESVPNNSILTGRVTGNMLTSEDLEMLSYIQKVGWEIWYNPDMEIYHKIPSSRLRKDYLIPFFRGIGLSRYVTRMVNIKPCYQPVLFLGYIINDLRKIALHLLKYRTKLNSDLVVDCEMQLFLSSLISPFYLWINGYLKLNNK